In Desulfatibacillum aliphaticivorans DSM 15576, a single genomic region encodes these proteins:
- a CDS encoding carbohydrate kinase family protein codes for MSQVYDYVCTGLTILDILGRRISQIPPGGKTEIIEQIRITAAGTAAGPAVIGAKYGLKTALVGAIGSDDMGFILETMLKNNGVDASLLQRRTDMPTAATMLAVAPDGQRPNFHAIGASVMLELDQARIDAIVNSRFVHWGGVGTMLMLDGGPGAEVLKQSSENGAVITCDFITPGPGSLDALKLVMPYVDYFMPSLDEAMEVAETSNADDTAAFYMDAGAKACILKDGAKGSLLYANGGKTRIPALKVDVLDTTGCGDAYCAGFAAGLAQGWDPEKACRFATATSALVATGLGSDAGVTDFQSTLDAMEDLQPLD; via the coding sequence ATGAGCCAAGTCTACGACTATGTTTGCACCGGACTTACCATCCTGGATATTTTGGGGCGGCGCATCAGCCAGATTCCGCCGGGAGGCAAAACTGAAATCATTGAGCAGATTCGCATTACCGCCGCCGGAACGGCGGCAGGCCCGGCCGTGATCGGCGCCAAGTACGGCCTGAAAACCGCCCTGGTGGGCGCCATTGGCAGCGACGACATGGGATTCATCCTGGAAACCATGCTGAAAAACAACGGCGTGGACGCCTCCCTGCTTCAGCGCAGGACCGACATGCCCACCGCCGCCACCATGCTGGCCGTGGCCCCGGACGGGCAGCGGCCCAACTTCCACGCCATCGGCGCATCGGTCATGCTGGAACTGGATCAGGCCCGCATTGACGCCATCGTCAACAGCCGTTTCGTCCATTGGGGCGGGGTGGGGACCATGCTCATGCTGGATGGAGGCCCGGGCGCCGAAGTCCTCAAGCAATCTTCCGAAAACGGCGCCGTGATCACCTGCGACTTCATAACCCCCGGCCCGGGAAGCCTGGACGCTCTCAAGCTGGTTATGCCTTATGTGGACTATTTCATGCCAAGCCTGGACGAAGCCATGGAAGTAGCCGAAACGTCCAATGCCGACGACACCGCCGCTTTTTATATGGACGCGGGCGCCAAGGCCTGCATTTTGAAGGACGGCGCCAAAGGCTCGCTGCTTTACGCCAACGGCGGCAAAACCCGCATCCCGGCCTTGAAGGTGGACGTGCTGGACACCACGGGCTGCGGAGACGCCTATTGCGCGGGATTCGCCGCCGGCCTTGCCCAGGGCTGGGACCCGGAAAAAGCCTGCCGCTTTGCAACAGCCACCTCCGCCCTGGTGGCCACAGGCCTTGGCAGCGACGCAGGCGTGACGGACTTTCAATCCACCCTGGACGCCATGGAAGACCTACAGCCTTTGGATTGA
- a CDS encoding acyl-CoA dehydrogenase C-terminal domain-containing protein, giving the protein MRLNQGLDRVQDVLMGLIGSDSKDGVEVFLSDAALFLEMMGVTTIAWQWMVLAAREGLEKAKSASEKKFHLGKIHTFRYFFAYEMPKTRALATRLMDSDPITVEMQPDFFED; this is encoded by the coding sequence ATGCGGCTGAATCAAGGTTTGGACCGGGTTCAGGACGTGCTGATGGGTTTAATCGGCTCGGATAGCAAGGACGGCGTGGAGGTTTTCTTGTCCGACGCCGCCCTGTTCCTGGAAATGATGGGCGTAACAACGATCGCCTGGCAATGGATGGTCCTGGCCGCCAGGGAAGGGCTGGAAAAGGCCAAGTCCGCCTCGGAGAAAAAATTCCACCTTGGCAAAATCCATACGTTCCGGTACTTTTTCGCCTATGAAATGCCCAAAACCAGGGCCCTGGCCACCCGGCTGATGGATTCCGACCCCATTACCGTGGAAATGCAGCCGGACTTTTTTGAGGACTAA
- a CDS encoding radical SAM/SPASM domain-containing protein, protein MEFTPMNGKQLYGFRRLAANLKIGMHPELKGMTIKQKLALNHLSGQSKLTKLGGEYYSNTFTPYFPSPAYDRFLQGLRSIIKNKPWPVVTNFAVTAKCCCNCWHCSFADRDKKDKLTLDVMKNAIKQVQDLGASVIGLTGGEPLLRKDLEEIIASIDERSMPIMFTTGFELTRERVRDLKKAGLKIPVISLDHYTPEIHDKGRNRKGMFDTALKAIELFKSEGFYTAVSFVPSRELVSDREEIFKVMRFFKHIGVNDMRLTSPILAGKLTEHPDDLLTRENVQTIFEIQKQSTKTPGLPGVFAYDYFESKHFYGCGAGYNYMFIDSQGNVCPCDFTMLSLGNILERPLADIWEETSKKFHKPGNTCYANKIAAAIKAKNPEKFPMNREDSLDIIQQCPPASPNETPWLYEKMGE, encoded by the coding sequence ATGGAATTCACACCCATGAACGGCAAGCAGCTTTACGGGTTTCGGCGCCTGGCGGCCAACCTGAAAATCGGCATGCACCCGGAGCTGAAAGGCATGACCATCAAGCAGAAGCTGGCTTTGAACCATCTTTCCGGACAAAGCAAGCTGACCAAACTGGGCGGCGAATATTATTCCAACACCTTCACGCCCTATTTTCCCTCCCCGGCCTACGACCGGTTTTTGCAGGGGCTTCGATCCATCATTAAAAACAAGCCCTGGCCTGTGGTGACCAACTTCGCCGTCACCGCCAAATGCTGCTGCAACTGCTGGCACTGCTCCTTTGCGGATCGCGATAAAAAGGACAAGCTCACCCTGGACGTCATGAAAAACGCCATCAAGCAGGTGCAGGACCTGGGCGCCAGCGTCATAGGACTCACCGGCGGCGAGCCCCTTTTGCGCAAGGACCTGGAGGAGATCATCGCCTCCATCGACGAACGCTCCATGCCCATCATGTTCACCACCGGGTTTGAACTCACCCGGGAGAGGGTGCGGGATTTGAAAAAGGCGGGGCTGAAAATTCCGGTCATCAGCCTGGATCATTACACGCCGGAGATCCACGACAAAGGCCGAAACCGCAAAGGCATGTTCGACACGGCCCTCAAGGCCATTGAGTTGTTCAAGTCTGAAGGCTTTTACACGGCGGTCTCCTTTGTGCCCAGCCGGGAGCTTGTGAGCGACCGCGAGGAAATCTTCAAGGTCATGCGTTTTTTCAAGCATATCGGCGTTAACGACATGCGCCTGACTTCGCCCATCCTGGCCGGAAAACTGACCGAGCACCCGGACGACCTCCTGACCAGGGAAAACGTCCAAACCATTTTTGAAATTCAAAAGCAAAGCACCAAGACCCCCGGCCTGCCCGGCGTGTTCGCCTACGACTATTTTGAAAGCAAGCATTTTTACGGTTGCGGCGCAGGCTACAATTATATGTTCATCGATTCCCAGGGCAATGTGTGCCCCTGCGACTTCACCATGCTGTCCTTGGGCAATATCCTGGAACGCCCCCTGGCCGACATCTGGGAGGAAACCAGCAAAAAATTCCACAAACCCGGAAACACCTGCTACGCCAATAAAATCGCGGCGGCCATCAAAGCCAAGAATCCGGAAAAATTCCCCATGAACCGGGAGGACAGCCTGGACATCATTCAACAATGCCCGCCCGCCTCGCCCAACGAAACCCCCTGGCTGTACGAAAAAATGGGGGAGTGA
- a CDS encoding GNAT family N-acetyltransferase translates to MIDSIQIKETAPSEAPMDLLLQADPSISKVKGYLNRSRCFVATLNEESVGVCIVQPIAPGVNELMNISVAPEHQQKGIGRKLLQHVILSIRDAKAERLEVGTGTFGYQLAFYQREGFRVDSIDKDFFLLNYEEPIYEDGIQLKDMLRLAITFTE, encoded by the coding sequence ATGATTGATTCAATCCAAATTAAAGAAACGGCTCCGTCGGAAGCGCCCATGGATTTGCTTCTTCAGGCGGACCCTTCCATATCTAAGGTCAAAGGCTATTTAAACCGTTCCAGGTGCTTTGTCGCAACATTGAACGAAGAATCCGTCGGGGTTTGCATTGTGCAGCCGATTGCACCGGGAGTAAATGAGCTGATGAATATCTCGGTGGCTCCGGAGCATCAACAAAAGGGCATTGGAAGAAAATTGCTGCAGCATGTCATTCTGTCCATTCGCGACGCAAAGGCTGAGCGGCTGGAAGTTGGAACGGGAACCTTCGGGTATCAACTGGCTTTTTATCAGCGCGAGGGATTCCGGGTGGATTCCATCGATAAGGATTTCTTCCTGCTGAATTACGAGGAGCCCATCTATGAAGACGGGATTCAACTCAAAGACATGCTAAGACTGGCAATAACGTTTACCGAATAA